In one Thermoanaerobaculia bacterium genomic region, the following are encoded:
- the groL gene encoding chaperonin GroEL (60 kDa chaperone family; promotes refolding of misfolded polypeptides especially under stressful conditions; forms two stacked rings of heptamers to form a barrel-shaped 14mer; ends can be capped by GroES; misfolded proteins enter the barrel where they are refolded when GroES binds), producing the protein MAAKHITYSEEARGAILKGVNKLADAVKVTLGPKGRNVVIEKKFGSPTITKDGVTVAKEIELPDALENMGAQMVREVASKTSDVAGDGTTTATVLAQAIYREGAKNVTAGANPMELKRGIDLAVKAVIEAVDKMAKPVEGTEIAHVGTISANNDQEIGKIIAEAMEKVGKDGVITVEEAKGLETNLEVVEGMQFDRGYLSPYFVTDAERMESTLENVKILLYEKKISSMKDLLPILEQVARQGKPLLIIAEDVEGEALATLVVNKLRGTLQIGAVKAPGFGDRRKAMLEDIAILTGGKLITEDLGIKLENVKWEDLGEAKKVLINKDNTTIVTDIDDKKRRESIAGRVKQIRTQIEETTSDYDREKLQERLAKLVGGVAVIKVGAATETEMKEKKARVEDAMHATKAAVEEGIVAGGGVAFIRAIAAVDKIKAEGDVAVGVKIVRRALEEPARQIAQNAGEEGSVIVRQLFESSGNIGFNAGTGKFEDMVKAGVIDPAKVTKTALINAASIAGLMLTTEAMVAEIKEKDKGGMPGGGGGMGGMG; encoded by the coding sequence ATGGCAGCCAAACACATTACCTACTCTGAGGAAGCGCGCGGCGCGATCCTCAAGGGTGTCAACAAGCTGGCCGATGCGGTGAAGGTCACCCTCGGCCCGAAGGGCAGGAACGTCGTCATCGAGAAGAAGTTCGGCTCGCCGACGATCACCAAGGACGGCGTCACCGTCGCCAAGGAGATCGAGCTTCCGGACGCGCTCGAGAACATGGGCGCGCAGATGGTGCGCGAGGTCGCCTCGAAGACCTCCGACGTGGCCGGCGACGGCACCACCACCGCCACCGTGCTGGCGCAGGCGATCTACCGTGAAGGCGCCAAGAACGTCACCGCCGGCGCCAACCCGATGGAGTTGAAGCGCGGCATCGACCTCGCCGTCAAGGCCGTGATCGAAGCGGTCGACAAGATGGCGAAGCCGGTCGAGGGCACCGAGATCGCCCACGTCGGTACGATCTCGGCGAACAACGACCAGGAGATCGGCAAGATCATCGCCGAGGCGATGGAGAAGGTCGGCAAGGACGGCGTCATCACGGTCGAAGAGGCCAAGGGCCTCGAGACCAACCTCGAGGTCGTCGAAGGCATGCAGTTCGACCGCGGCTACCTCTCGCCCTACTTCGTGACCGACGCCGAGCGCATGGAGTCCACCCTCGAGAACGTCAAGATCCTCCTCTACGAGAAGAAGATCTCCTCGATGAAGGACCTCCTGCCGATCCTCGAGCAGGTCGCCCGCCAGGGCAAGCCCCTTCTCATCATCGCCGAGGACGTCGAAGGTGAGGCGTTGGCGACGCTGGTGGTCAACAAGCTGCGTGGCACGCTGCAGATCGGAGCCGTCAAGGCGCCGGGCTTCGGCGATCGTCGCAAGGCCATGCTCGAGGACATCGCGATCCTCACCGGTGGCAAGCTCATCACCGAGGATCTCGGCATCAAGCTCGAGAACGTCAAGTGGGAAGACCTGGGCGAGGCCAAGAAGGTCCTCATCAACAAGGACAACACCACGATCGTCACCGACATCGACGACAAGAAGCGTCGTGAGTCGATCGCCGGCCGGGTCAAGCAGATCCGCACCCAGATCGAGGAGACGACCTCCGACTACGATCGCGAGAAGCTGCAGGAGCGGCTCGCCAAGCTCGTGGGCGGCGTCGCCGTCATCAAGGTCGGCGCAGCCACCGAGACCGAGATGAAGGAGAAGAAGGCCCGCGTCGAAGATGCCATGCACGCCACCAAGGCGGCAGTCGAAGAGGGCATCGTCGCCGGCGGCGGCGTGGCGTTCATCCGCGCCATCGCAGCGGTCGACAAGATCAAGGCCGAAGGCGACGTCGCGGTCGGCGTCAAGATCGTCCGTCGCGCGCTCGAGGAGCCGGCCCGTCAGATCGCCCAGAACGCGGGCGAAGAGGGTTCGGTCATCGTGCGTCAGCTGTTCGAGTCGTCCGGCAACATCGGCTTCAACGCCGGCACCGGCAAGTTCGAGGACATGGTCAAGGCCGGCGTCATCGACCCGGCGAAGGTGACCAAGACGGCGCTCATCAACGCAGCGTCGA
- the groES gene encoding co-chaperone GroES → MNIRPLHDRVVVKRLEAQEQIRGGIIIPDTAKEKPQEAEVFAVGPGKVNEDGKRSPMDVKKGDRILIGKYSGSEIKIDSEEYVILREDEILAVIEAGEKTEKSAKK, encoded by the coding sequence GTGAACATTCGACCTCTGCACGACCGCGTGGTGGTCAAGCGCCTGGAAGCCCAGGAGCAGATCCGGGGCGGCATCATCATCCCCGACACCGCCAAAGAGAAGCCGCAGGAAGCCGAAGTTTTCGCCGTCGGCCCGGGCAAGGTGAACGAGGACGGCAAGCGCTCGCCGATGGACGTCAAGAAGGGCGACCGCATCCTCATCGGCAAGTACTCCGGCAGCGAGATCAAGATCGACAGCGAGGAGTACGTCATCCTGCGCGAAGACGAGATCCTCGCGGTGATCGAAGCCGGCGAGAAGACCGAAAAGTCCGCCAAGAAGTAA